One stretch of Chitinophaga pendula DNA includes these proteins:
- a CDS encoding AMP-dependent synthetase/ligase, whose protein sequence is MEQPSRLFDAIAYQLEKHPNDDMLARKENGQWKKYSTKEVAELSQRFSAGLLQLGISGNDNSIEGKDKVAIMSANRPEWLLTDFACQQAGAVLTPIYPTISEQELEFVLQDAGAKILFVGDHTILEKVQAVKDKLPNLKHIYAYDQIEGFPHWSEIPEKATPKTLAKVAAIRDKIQPDELVTIIYTSGTTGTPKGVMLTHHNIMSNVAASRPYLPVHTGSRALSFLPLNHIFERMVTYVYLTACVPIYYAESMDTISDNLREVKPTIFTTVPRLLEKVYEKIMSKGLELKGIKRALFFWSVELGKQYDVNKDLGWWYRFKLGIANKLVFNKWREALGGNIEAIINGAAACQIRLLKVFTAAGLPVLEGYGLTETSPVIAVNRMPEKDRLFGSVGPILDNVEVKIAEDGEILVKGPNITPGYYKRPDLTKEAIEDGWFHTGDIGVIVNNKFLKITDRKKELFKTSGGKFVAPQPIENKFKESPYIEQIMVVGADRKFTGALIVPAYSNLKNWCAKRNISASSNEELIKNPEVIALYKQALDKYNQLFSHIEQIKKFKLLPHEWTVDSGEMTPTLKLKRKVILEKYSKEIDEIYE, encoded by the coding sequence ATGGAGCAACCGAGTAGATTATTTGACGCAATAGCCTATCAGCTGGAGAAACATCCCAACGATGATATGCTCGCAAGAAAGGAAAATGGTCAGTGGAAAAAATATTCCACAAAAGAAGTAGCAGAACTCAGTCAACGTTTCAGCGCAGGCCTCCTCCAACTAGGCATCAGCGGCAACGATAATAGCATAGAAGGCAAAGACAAAGTAGCTATCATGTCGGCCAACAGACCCGAATGGCTGCTCACCGACTTCGCCTGCCAGCAGGCAGGCGCCGTACTCACCCCCATATATCCAACCATTAGCGAACAAGAACTGGAATTCGTCCTCCAAGATGCAGGCGCTAAGATCCTTTTTGTCGGAGATCACACCATCCTCGAGAAAGTACAAGCCGTTAAAGACAAGCTACCCAATCTCAAACATATCTACGCCTACGACCAGATCGAAGGCTTCCCGCACTGGTCAGAAATACCCGAAAAAGCCACTCCTAAAACGCTCGCAAAAGTGGCTGCCATCAGGGACAAGATACAACCAGACGAACTGGTCACCATCATCTATACCTCCGGTACCACCGGTACCCCCAAAGGAGTAATGCTCACCCATCATAATATCATGAGCAACGTAGCAGCATCCAGGCCCTATTTACCTGTACATACAGGCTCCAGGGCACTCAGCTTCCTCCCGCTCAATCACATATTCGAACGGATGGTCACCTATGTGTACCTCACTGCCTGCGTCCCCATCTACTACGCAGAAAGTATGGACACCATCTCCGATAATCTGCGCGAAGTAAAACCTACAATCTTTACCACCGTTCCCCGCCTCCTGGAAAAGGTCTATGAAAAGATCATGTCAAAGGGATTAGAGCTCAAAGGCATAAAAAGAGCCCTTTTCTTCTGGTCTGTCGAACTGGGAAAACAGTACGATGTCAACAAAGACCTGGGCTGGTGGTATCGCTTTAAATTAGGCATCGCCAACAAGCTCGTTTTCAATAAATGGCGGGAAGCGCTTGGTGGTAATATCGAAGCCATTATCAACGGAGCAGCAGCCTGCCAGATAAGACTACTCAAAGTATTCACTGCTGCAGGCCTTCCCGTACTGGAAGGTTATGGCCTCACAGAAACCTCCCCGGTGATCGCCGTCAACCGCATGCCCGAAAAAGATCGTCTTTTCGGCAGCGTCGGCCCCATCCTGGACAATGTCGAAGTGAAAATAGCCGAAGATGGAGAGATCCTCGTCAAAGGCCCTAATATTACCCCTGGCTACTATAAACGCCCCGATCTTACCAAAGAAGCGATAGAAGATGGATGGTTCCATACCGGCGATATCGGTGTCATCGTCAACAACAAATTCCTGAAGATCACCGACCGCAAAAAAGAACTGTTCAAGACTTCCGGCGGCAAGTTCGTAGCACCACAACCCATTGAGAACAAATTCAAAGAATCCCCCTATATAGAGCAGATCATGGTCGTAGGAGCAGACCGCAAATTCACCGGCGCCCTGATCGTACCAGCATATTCCAACCTGAAGAACTGGTGCGCTAAACGTAATATTTCCGCCTCCTCTAATGAAGAGCTGATCAAAAACCCGGAAGTAATAGCACTCTATAAGCAGGCATTAGATAAATATAACCAGCTCTTCAGCCACATAGAACAAATCAAAAAGTTCAAACTCCTGCCCCATGAATGGACCGTCGATAGCGGCGAAATGACCCCTACGCTTAAACTGAAGCGTAAGGTTATCCTGGAGAAGTACAGCAAAGAAATAGACGAGATTTATGAGTAA
- a CDS encoding chemotaxis protein CheB yields the protein MGKRDIIVIGASAGGFEAIQQLVADLPSNFNASIFIVWHMSPNVRGILPQVLNRIGKIPAAHAMDREPIRPKRIYIAPPDHHLLLEKGRVRVTHGPKENRFRPAIDPLFRSAALTYGVRVIGIVLSGALDDGTAGLWAVKQQGGLAIVQDPADAEVSSMPDNAINAVRVDHIVPVTRIGALLDTLINKEIPENNGSETGDIKRTWMEVQIAMEEKTFHQNIFEHAAPSPFTCPECHGVLAAITEGDRIRFRCHTGHAFSADSLLAGITENIEETLWNAIRSVQESMLLLNHMGDHFAEANQPKIAAMYFRKAKEAMQRADLVRKAVFDHEQLNTEIVLQQAGDKKENIPSGG from the coding sequence ATGGGTAAACGCGACATCATCGTAATAGGGGCCTCAGCAGGAGGCTTTGAAGCAATTCAACAGCTGGTCGCAGATCTGCCATCAAATTTCAATGCTTCCATATTTATTGTGTGGCATATGTCTCCGAATGTACGCGGCATACTCCCCCAGGTATTGAATCGTATAGGCAAAATACCCGCTGCGCATGCAATGGATAGAGAACCCATCCGGCCCAAACGCATCTATATCGCTCCGCCTGACCACCACCTCTTGCTGGAAAAAGGCAGGGTAAGAGTAACACATGGCCCCAAAGAAAATCGCTTCCGCCCCGCTATAGATCCTTTATTCCGTTCTGCAGCGCTCACCTATGGAGTACGCGTGATCGGCATCGTACTTTCCGGTGCACTGGATGATGGCACCGCAGGACTATGGGCAGTAAAACAACAGGGCGGACTGGCAATAGTACAAGACCCCGCCGACGCAGAGGTCTCCTCAATGCCTGACAACGCCATCAATGCCGTCAGAGTAGATCATATAGTGCCAGTAACACGCATCGGCGCTTTACTCGACACACTCATCAATAAAGAAATCCCGGAAAATAATGGCTCCGAAACAGGCGACATCAAAAGAACCTGGATGGAGGTACAGATTGCTATGGAAGAAAAAACCTTCCATCAGAATATATTTGAACATGCAGCGCCCTCACCGTTTACATGCCCCGAATGCCATGGCGTACTTGCCGCCATCACGGAAGGCGACCGTATCCGTTTTCGCTGCCATACAGGTCATGCGTTTTCAGCTGATAGTCTCTTGGCTGGTATCACCGAAAATATCGAGGAAACATTATGGAACGCGATCCGCAGCGTACAGGAGAGCATGTTACTACTGAACCACATGGGCGATCATTTTGCAGAAGCTAATCAACCTAAAATAGCCGCCATGTACTTCAGAAAAGCCAAAGAAGCTATGCAACGAGCTGATCTGGTACGAAAAGCAGTATTTGATCATGAACAGTTAAATACAGAAATTGTCCTACAGCAAGCCGGCGATAAAAAAGAGAATATTCCCTCTGGCGGCTGA
- a CDS encoding CheR family methyltransferase gives MKEAQPNQDSNNILAGRPDKDDLLVVGIGASAGGVHALQLFFENVPANPSMAYVVILHLSPDYDSQLTEILQQATHLKVMQVKEKTKVQANHVYVVPPDRHLVMSDNHILVSENTEIEDRRAPVDIFFRTLANSLGPRAVCVILSGTGANGSMGLKRVKECGGAAFVQNPREAEFNEMPRNAIATALIDDVLPVAEIPEKIIAYKLSLGTVEIPVDSEKRVEEQQHALREVFSHLRLRTGHDFSNYKRPTLLRRIERRINIRNLNSLQAYAIYLQHNPDEVTALLKDLLISVTNFFRDKKAFEVLEQDIIPTILNNKKAEDQVRIWIAGCATGEEAYSMAMLFAEKTLGSIDAPKIQVFATDIDETAIAVAREGYYTINDAADVSPERLRRFFNKEGEGYRIRREIREMILFASHNFLKDPPFSHLDIVSCRNVLIYLNHTAQERVMETFHFALRPGGYLFLGLSESAESASDLYNTFNREFHVFQSKHITQSNYPVPESVPNFKFPEPTISPAVISQENRTRERVTMNDLHQRLLEEYAPPSMVLNEEYEILHLSERAGRYLQITGGEPSQNLLKLVRQDLRLELRSALYQAVQRQTAVEARGLRVNIDGQQENLTIHIRPVFRQGDVTNGLILVIFERSADDDAKQEVILSSDEPVARQLEEELIRLKAQLRASIEQHEFQQEELKASNEELQAMNEELRSAAEELETSKEELQSINEELRTVNQELKVKVEETTLAGNNLQNLINSA, from the coding sequence ATGAAAGAAGCACAACCCAATCAAGATAGCAATAACATTCTTGCAGGCCGCCCCGACAAAGATGATCTGCTGGTAGTAGGCATAGGGGCTTCCGCTGGCGGCGTACATGCATTACAGCTTTTTTTTGAAAATGTCCCCGCCAATCCATCTATGGCATACGTGGTGATCCTGCATCTGTCGCCAGATTACGACAGCCAACTGACAGAGATCCTACAACAGGCTACCCATCTGAAAGTCATGCAGGTAAAAGAAAAAACCAAGGTACAAGCCAACCATGTATATGTCGTGCCCCCAGACCGCCATCTGGTAATGTCTGACAACCATATCCTCGTTTCTGAAAACACAGAAATAGAAGACAGACGGGCGCCCGTAGATATCTTTTTCAGAACGCTTGCTAACTCTCTCGGCCCACGGGCCGTATGTGTAATCCTCTCCGGCACAGGAGCCAATGGCTCAATGGGTCTCAAACGGGTAAAAGAATGCGGTGGCGCAGCTTTCGTACAAAATCCTCGCGAAGCCGAATTTAATGAAATGCCGCGCAACGCTATCGCTACAGCATTGATAGATGATGTACTACCAGTAGCTGAAATACCAGAAAAGATCATCGCCTACAAACTGAGCCTCGGTACCGTGGAAATACCCGTCGATAGCGAAAAAAGAGTAGAAGAACAACAACATGCCCTCCGCGAAGTCTTCTCTCATCTTCGCCTGCGAACTGGTCACGATTTCTCTAATTATAAACGACCTACCCTCCTCCGCCGCATAGAACGACGCATAAATATCCGTAACCTGAACAGCCTGCAGGCATATGCCATTTACCTTCAGCATAATCCGGATGAAGTAACAGCACTACTCAAAGACCTGCTGATATCAGTCACCAACTTCTTTCGCGATAAAAAAGCATTCGAAGTACTGGAACAGGATATCATCCCTACCATACTTAATAACAAAAAAGCAGAAGACCAGGTAAGAATATGGATAGCCGGCTGCGCTACCGGAGAAGAAGCCTATTCTATGGCCATGCTCTTCGCCGAAAAAACATTAGGATCCATAGATGCACCTAAAATACAAGTGTTTGCAACAGACATTGATGAAACAGCTATTGCCGTCGCAAGAGAAGGTTACTATACCATCAATGACGCTGCTGACGTATCCCCAGAACGATTAAGACGCTTTTTTAATAAAGAAGGTGAAGGCTATCGCATCAGAAGAGAGATAAGGGAAATGATCCTCTTCGCCAGCCACAACTTCCTCAAAGATCCGCCTTTCTCTCATCTGGATATTGTGTCCTGCCGGAATGTGCTGATATACCTCAACCATACCGCACAGGAACGTGTCATGGAAACATTCCATTTCGCACTGAGACCAGGAGGATACCTGTTCTTAGGACTATCCGAATCCGCTGAAAGTGCCAGCGATCTTTACAATACATTCAATCGGGAGTTTCATGTCTTCCAATCCAAACATATCACACAAAGCAACTATCCGGTCCCTGAGTCAGTACCCAATTTCAAGTTCCCCGAACCAACGATATCCCCTGCAGTAATCTCGCAAGAGAACCGTACACGCGAAAGAGTCACGATGAACGATCTCCACCAGCGACTGCTGGAAGAATATGCACCACCTTCTATGGTCTTAAATGAGGAATACGAGATACTCCATCTATCAGAACGCGCCGGCCGTTACCTGCAAATCACGGGAGGAGAACCCTCCCAAAACCTACTCAAACTCGTTCGCCAGGACCTAAGGCTCGAACTACGTTCGGCCCTTTATCAGGCAGTACAACGCCAAACAGCAGTAGAAGCAAGAGGACTAAGGGTAAATATCGACGGGCAACAAGAAAACCTGACCATACATATACGCCCGGTATTTCGCCAAGGCGATGTGACAAACGGACTTATACTTGTTATCTTCGAACGCAGCGCCGATGACGACGCCAAACAGGAAGTCATATTATCCTCCGACGAACCCGTAGCAAGACAGCTGGAAGAAGAATTGATACGTTTGAAAGCACAACTCCGCGCCTCCATCGAACAACACGAATTCCAGCAGGAAGAACTCAAAGCCTCCAATGAAGAACTACAGGCAATGAACGAAGAACTCCGCTCTGCCGCCGAAGAACTCGAAACCAGCAAAGAAGAACTACAGTCAATCAATGAAGAATTGCGAACCGTCAACCAGGAACTGAAAGTCAAAGTAGAAGAGACCACCCTGGCCGGCAATAATCTACAAAACCTCATCAACTCAGCATAA
- a CDS encoding sensor histidine kinase encodes MFTPPARTIFNLIPNDIGRPLSDITNKLSYDDIITDAEVVLDKLQTVEREIGAIDGRIFLMRVLPYRTEEDRINGVVLTFIDMTEHKKAEIVLRENEAWLDGQKEAFQAAMNGQPLAESLSALGRTVVTQTGGDARFAFYMTPAGQEGLHHIVGMSDAYALKINGFKIGPESMACGLAMHTGEPVITPDIELEPRWELWKSVAKEFNYRGCWSFPVRTTGGPIVGTFAVYFNEPREPKPRELELAGIVAYAAAIIISRHTELTERAQAEAALRQSEQQLKNLLRIRDEFIGIASHELKTPITSMKAYAEIIRENIAQSGHSKDVDLLTRLNAQIDRLTTLVNTLLDTTRISEGQLKLTPETFDINKLLVERTEEIKRTSHHQFEIQTQPLPMVYADAERIGQVITNLLSNAVKYSPDDTTITVKTEKENDYIKVSIADKGYGISEEEQEKIFDRFYRITSDNFDTFPGMGLGLYISAQIIHRHQGTINVKSKPGDGATFSFTIPVSKQ; translated from the coding sequence TTGTTCACACCTCCTGCCCGTACCATCTTTAACCTCATTCCTAACGATATCGGTCGCCCACTCTCTGACATCACTAACAAACTCAGTTATGATGATATCATCACCGATGCAGAAGTTGTATTGGATAAATTACAGACCGTAGAACGCGAAATAGGTGCCATCGATGGCCGTATCTTCCTAATGCGGGTACTACCCTATCGCACAGAAGAAGACCGCATCAATGGGGTAGTACTGACCTTTATCGATATGACCGAACACAAGAAAGCAGAGATCGTTCTGCGCGAAAACGAAGCCTGGCTCGATGGTCAAAAAGAAGCATTCCAGGCCGCCATGAATGGACAACCACTGGCAGAGTCACTCAGCGCACTGGGCCGCACCGTCGTAACACAAACAGGTGGCGATGCAAGGTTCGCTTTCTATATGACACCCGCAGGTCAGGAAGGCTTGCATCATATCGTAGGTATGTCCGACGCCTACGCCCTTAAGATCAACGGATTCAAAATCGGCCCCGAATCAATGGCTTGTGGCCTAGCCATGCATACCGGCGAACCAGTCATCACTCCCGACATAGAACTGGAACCGCGCTGGGAATTATGGAAATCCGTAGCCAAAGAATTTAACTACCGCGGCTGCTGGTCCTTCCCCGTTCGTACCACCGGAGGACCCATCGTCGGCACCTTCGCCGTGTATTTCAACGAGCCAAGGGAACCTAAACCACGCGAATTAGAATTGGCAGGAATTGTTGCCTACGCAGCAGCTATCATTATTTCCCGCCATACGGAGCTTACAGAAAGAGCACAAGCCGAAGCAGCCCTCCGCCAAAGCGAACAACAGCTAAAAAACCTGCTAAGGATACGCGACGAATTTATTGGCATCGCCAGCCATGAACTAAAAACCCCTATCACTAGCATGAAAGCTTATGCAGAGATAATCAGGGAAAACATAGCACAAAGCGGACATAGTAAAGATGTCGACCTGCTAACCAGATTAAATGCGCAGATAGACCGGCTCACTACCCTCGTCAACACCTTGCTGGATACTACCAGGATATCAGAAGGCCAATTAAAACTAACACCCGAAACATTCGATATCAATAAATTACTGGTAGAACGAACAGAAGAAATCAAACGTACCAGCCATCACCAGTTTGAAATACAGACACAACCACTACCAATGGTCTATGCAGATGCAGAACGTATTGGACAGGTAATTACAAATCTCTTGTCAAATGCCGTAAAGTATTCCCCCGACGACACAACCATTACAGTAAAAACAGAAAAAGAAAACGATTATATAAAAGTAAGTATAGCAGATAAAGGATATGGCATCTCAGAAGAAGAACAGGAAAAAATATTCGACAGATTCTATCGCATCACCAGCGATAACTTCGATACATTCCCCGGCATGGGTCTTGGATTGTATATCTCCGCACAGATCATTCATAGACACCAGGGTACCATCAACGTGAAAAGCAAACCGGGAGATGGGGCCACTTTTTCATTTACCATTCCAGTTTCAAAACAATAA
- a CDS encoding response regulator encodes MKKIILVEDDAAIRDVFSMALDPEKYEVLTYERGDSLLAGQTEVPDLFVLDKSIAGSNGLDICRFIKKSQQYHLVPVVILSASPDIVTSARQAGADDTITKPFTLKTLRTVIEKYTTQQG; translated from the coding sequence ATGAAAAAGATCATTCTAGTGGAAGATGATGCCGCCATCCGGGATGTATTTTCTATGGCCCTCGATCCAGAAAAGTATGAGGTACTCACCTACGAAAGAGGTGACTCATTATTAGCAGGCCAAACCGAAGTACCCGATTTGTTCGTACTCGATAAAAGTATCGCTGGCAGCAATGGCCTAGATATCTGCCGCTTTATCAAAAAAAGCCAGCAATACCACCTGGTCCCGGTAGTTATACTCTCCGCCTCCCCAGACATTGTAACTTCCGCCAGGCAGGCCGGAGCAGACGACACAATAACAAAACCGTTTACATTAAAAACCTTAAGGA